The following proteins come from a genomic window of candidate division KSB1 bacterium:
- a CDS encoding DUF4382 domain-containing protein → MKLHLWKSSLLIITALIFSIFLSCTEDSVTEPGDAEGTILIRLTDAPFPIDLIDEANVIITKIEIRRATEDAGRPFITLSEDTVKFNLLELQNDVTEDLVEIDIPIGSYNLVRLYVSEANILLKDGSEFVMKVPSGAQTGIKIFIEPAIEVVGGLTSELLLDFDVSKSFEVQGNPNTPAGIKGFHFKPVIRAVNMSTAGRITGVVTDNASTVLENAAVWVEQDSVVSTTFTGTNGYYALIGVLTGNYSVYTTKADHDTVSASGLEVVAGNETQQDFELTPKQ, encoded by the coding sequence ATGAAATTGCATCTTTGGAAATCTTCTCTATTAATCATCACAGCCCTTATTTTTAGTATTTTCTTGAGCTGTACAGAAGACAGTGTAACTGAACCAGGTGATGCGGAAGGAACAATCCTTATTCGCCTTACTGACGCTCCGTTTCCAATCGATTTGATAGACGAGGCCAATGTCATTATCACCAAAATCGAAATACGACGAGCGACAGAGGATGCTGGTAGACCGTTTATCACTCTATCAGAAGATACCGTAAAGTTTAATTTGTTAGAGTTACAAAACGATGTGACCGAAGATTTAGTCGAGATAGACATTCCTATTGGAAGTTACAATCTGGTTCGATTATACGTATCGGAGGCCAACATTCTCTTAAAGGATGGTTCTGAATTTGTAATGAAAGTTCCAAGTGGTGCTCAGACAGGAATTAAAATCTTCATTGAGCCGGCTATTGAAGTTGTAGGTGGACTCACTTCCGAACTCTTGTTGGATTTCGATGTCAGTAAATCCTTCGAAGTTCAAGGTAATCCAAATACCCCCGCAGGCATTAAGGGATTTCATTTCAAACCAGTTATCAGAGCAGTAAATATGTCCACTGCCGGAAGAATTACTGGCGTTGTTACGGATAATGCCTCGACCGTACTCGAAAATGCAGCGGTTTGGGTGGAACAGGATTCAGTGGTTTCAACGACTTTTACAGGCACCAATGGGTATTACGCATTGATTGGTGTCCTCACAGGCAACTATTCTGTATATACGACGAAGGCCGACCACGATACAGTATCCGCATCCGGATTAGAAGTAGTTGCCGGAAATGAAACTCAACAAGATTTCGAGTTGACGCCTAAGCAGTAA